A stretch of DNA from Sphingomonas ginsenosidivorax:
ATAGCTGGAGCGTGCGATAGTCCTCGATCACCTCGCGGCCGTCGGTCAATGGCCGGAGCGCGACGTCGGGCTCTATGCCTTCGGCGCTGATACCGTCGGCGATCCGGTCGGCGGCTGCGAACAATGGCAGCGGCGCCTCGCCGAGCCCCCTCACTTTCCACAATCCCTGCCGACGATCCGCGCCGAACGCATGGTAGGCGTCGGCATCGGCGAGCTTCTCTACAGCAGCACGCTGCACGCCCGAGCGCCGCCACACGTCCTCGACCGACTCGAACGCGGCCGTACTGCGTGCGCCGACGATCGCGGCGCCATCCGCGTTGGACAGCCCACGCACCTGCCGCAGCCCGAGCCGAACGGCGAGGTAGCGCCCGCCGGTCGGCTCCAGCGTGCAGCCCCAGCGGCTGGCGTTGATGCACGGCGGCCGCACCTCGACGCCGTGCTCGCGGGCGTCACGGACGATCTGCGCGGGCGCGTAGAAGCCCATGGGATAGGCGTTCATCAGCGCCGCGCAGAACACGTCGGGATGATGATGCTTCATCCAGCTCGACGCATAGGCGATCTTGGCGAAGCTCGCCGCGTGGCTCTCGGGAAAGCCATAGCTGCCGAAGCCCTCCAACTGGCGGAAAGTGCGCTCGGCGAACTCACGCGGGTAGCCACGCGCCACCATGCCTTCGACGAGCTTCTCGCTGAAGTGGCTCACCCCGCCGGTGAACTTGAACGTCGCCATCGCGCGGCGCAGCTGGTCAGCCTCGGCCGGCGTGAACCCGGCGCCGACGATCGCCACCTTCATCGCCTGTTCCTGGAAGAGCGGCACACCCAGCGTCTTCTCGAGCACCGCGCGCAGCTCGGGGCGCGGGTATTCCGGCTTCTCCAGCCCCTCGCGACGGCGGAGGTACGGGTGAACCATGTCACCCTGGATCGGTCCCGGTCGCACGATCGCGACCTGGATGACGAGGTCATAGAAGCGGCGCGGCTTCATCCGCGGCAACATCGACATCTGCGCGCGGCTTTCGATCTGGAAGGTACCGAGCGTATCCGCCTTCTGAATCATGGCGTAGACCGATGGATCGTCGTCCTGGAGATCGGCCATGCCGACCCGCACGCCTTTCGACTCCTCCAGCAGATTGAAGGCCCGGTTCATGCAGCCGAGCATGCCGAGACCGAGCACGTCGACCTTCATGAACTTCAGGGCATCGATGTCGTCCTTGTCCCATTCGATGATTTGGCGGTCTTCCATCGCAGCGGGTTCGATCGGCACGAGGTCGTCGAGCCTGTCGTGCGTCAGGACGAAGCCGCCAGGGTGCTGCGACATGTGGCGGGGCACCCCGATCAGCTTGCGTGCGAGATCGAGCGTCAGCCGGAGACGCCGGTCGGCGATGTCGAGGTTCAGCTCGTTGACCTGCTTCTCGCCGACCCCTTCCGCGGACCAGCCCCAGACGAGGCCCGCGAGCGAGGAGGTCAAGTCCTCCGGCAGGCCCATCGCCTTGCCGACGTCTCGCACCGCGCCGCGCGCACGGTAGCGCTGGACGACTGCGGTCAGCGCCGACCGGTCGCGGCCGTAGGTTTCGTAGATCCACTGGATAATCTCTTCGCGCCGCTCGTGCTCAAAGTCGACGTCGATGTCGGGCGGCTCGCGGCGTTCGCCCGATACGAACCGCTCGAACAACAGCTCGTGCTTGATCGGATCGATCGAGGTGACCTCGAGCACGAAGCAGACGCAGCTGTTCGCCGCTGAGCCCCGTCCCTGACAGAGAATGCCGCGGCGGCGCGCCTCGCGGACGATGGCGTAGACGGTGAGGAAGTAGGGAGCGTAGCCGAGCTCGCCGATGAGCCGCAGCTCGTGCGTTATCTGATCGGCGTAGGCAGTCGGCACCGCGCCTTCGAACATGCGGGCGACTGCCTCGTTCGCCAGCTTCTCGAGCGCCCCCTGGGCGGTCAGTCCCTCGACCAGCCGCTCATGCGGATACTGGTAGGCGAGTTCGCCGAGATCGAAGGTGCAGGCGCGGGCGATGTCGACGCTGGCCCGCAGCGCGTCGGGATAAGCCCTGAACCGCCGCACCATCTCGGCCGGCGGCTTCAGCGCGCGGTCGGCGTTGACCTCGCGCCGGTAGCCCAGCTCGTCGACGGTGCACTTCTCGCGCACCGCCGTCACCACGTCCTGGAGCAGGCGAACCTCGGGCGCGTGGTAGAGCACGTCGCCGGTCACGACGGCGCGGACGCTTGCCTCGCCTGCTTGCCGGGCGAGGGCGTCGATGCGAACCGCGTCGTTCGGTCTTCGCCGCTGGAACAGCGCCATGTAGCCGCGCCGGCCGAACACCGTCTTCAGGTCGGCGAGCGCGACACGGTTCTCGGCATCCGCCTCGTGCGGCAGCAGGATGGCGATCAGCCCCTCCGACCAGGGCTGGAGATCGTGCCAGTGGAGAAGGCACCCGCCCTTCCCTGCCCGCTTCTTGCCGACGGTGAGGAGCCGTGTGAGCCGCGACCAGGCGGGACGATCGGTCGGATAGAGGAGCAGCCGCCGGCCGCAGGAGAGATCGACCCGCGCGCCCGCAATCGAGCGCACGCCGGTCGCCTTCTGCGCCTCCCAGGCGCGGACCACGCCCGCGACGGTGCCGATGTCGCCAACGCCGAGCGCGGGGTAGCCGAGAAGCGCCGCCGCCGCGAACAACTCCTCCGCGCTCGATGCGCCGCGGAGCAGCGAGAAGTGGGTGAGCATTTGCAGCTCGACATAGTCGGTCATGCGAACACGCCGTGTATCCACCAGCTGAGATCGCCGGTCGTCTCCTCGACCGCATCGCCGCGGCGGAACACCCAGTAGCGACCGCCATGCTCGTCCTCGACGCGGTAGTAGTCCCGCACCGCCCAGACCTCGGCATCGCGGCGCCACCACTCGCCATGGATGCGCTCGGGCCCATCGCCGGCGACGATCGCGTGCGTCCGCCCCCGCCACTCGAAGCGACGCGGCGGCTGGTCGGGCAGCAGCGCGATCACCCGCGACAGCGGTTCCGGACGCGCGAACAGGCGGATGGGACGCTGCCAGTCGGGCCATGTTCCGGGCACCATCACCGGGTCGGAGCGGGTGACGGCCCGTTCCGGCACATGGCTGTCGACGGGAGCGTTCCGGTAGACCGAGCGCGCGCCGATCCGCCCGGCGACGACGTCGACCAGCCGGGCGGGATCGCGCACGAGCGTGTCGCCGGCGAGGACCGCGCCGAGGTCGACCGCATCGAGCGGCTCGGTATGCGGCGCGATCAGCCGGAACTGCTCCAGTCCCATGCCAGGATCGATCCGCTCGATGCGCAGCTTCATGAGACGAAGGAGGTGTGAGATCTCGCGCGTCGGCCGGGACGTTCCGATCGCCACCACCTGCTCGCCACCGTCGACGCGCAGCCCGACGAGGCGCAGCGACCGGGCGCCGAGACCCCGCCGCTGCAGGACCTCTGCGAGATCACCGAGGAGGTCTGCCATGACCTGCTCGATGGCCTCCGCCGTGCCGATCGGTTCGAGCAGCCGCCGTTCGGCCATCGGCACCTCCGGGTCGTCGCGCGGTGTGATCGGCTCGGCCACCGCGCCGAGCGCCTGATCCAGCCGCTTAATTGCGGCAAGCCCCAGACGGCGTGCCAGCGGCCCGCGTGCGACCGGCAGCAGGTCCGCGATCCGCTCGAAGCCGAACTTGCGCGCGGCTTCTAGCGGAGAGGGCGGGAGCCGCAGCGCGGCGACCGGCAGAGGCGCGATCGCGGCGGCCGTGTCCCCTGCCTCGACGCGGATCAGGTCTGCCCGCCCGTATCGCGCCAGTGCATGGGCGGCGCCCGGCGTGTCCGCGACCGCGACTCGTCCAGTGAAGCCTGCGCGACGGCACAAGGCGAGCAGCCGCCGACAGAAGCGCTCCTCGCCGCCGTGCAGGTGATCGCAGCCGGCGAGGTCGAGTAAGAGGCCGTCGTTCGGCGACACGGCGGCGATCGGCGACCATCGCCGCACAGCGAGCAGCGCCAGCCGGTCGAGCAGCGCGGCGTCCGCGGCGGGCTCCGCGGGGCGGACGTCGAGATCGGACACGAGTGCGCGCGCGTGGGTAACGGCCATGCCGACGTGGATGCCGAGACCGACCGCTGCTGGGCAGGCGGCAACCACCTCCTCGCGTCGACCGACCTTGTCGATCAGCGCGAGCGGCGCATGCGCGACGTCTGGAACCAGGGTCGTAGCCACGGTCCGGGGCAACGCTAAGCGTCCCTTGAACGGATGGTCGGCTGCTTCGGAACGCCGCCCCAGCTCGCGCATAGGCGGCCGCGCATGCGCTGGCAGCGCCGCGATATCGCCTTGCACGTTCACGCGTGTCGGCATGCTTCGTGCCCAGCGCGCGCCCGGCCGCCAGTTGCCGCCGCGCGGGACGGAGCAGGCACCGGGATCGTCGTCGACGGGGATTTCGAGCGGCGGGCGGTCAGGCTGCCGCGACGCGGACCGTTCCTGCCGTCTCAGCCGCTCGATGGCCAAGTGCGGCAGGAACAGCGAGACGACCCGTCCCATCGCTGCCCTCCACGATCAGAGAAAAAGGTTCGCCCCCGCGCTGACGGGCGAGTTCGACGAGCCAGCGCGACCGTCCGACGCCCGCGACGCCGAACCGTGCCGACGGTGCGCTGCCGACCCGCCAGCGCGTCCACGCCGCGGACGGCTCGTCGAGCGGATCACGCTCGCGCGACCGCCGGCGTCGGAGCAGCAGCACCGGCATGTCGGCATCCGCCGCCACGAGCTGCAGCCGCCTGGTGGCGACCATCGACACCTTGCCGACCTCCGCGACGATCGCCGAGGGCGTGCCATCGCGAACCGCATCCTCGACGACGGCGAGCAGCGCCGCATCGTCATGGGGCTGCGCGTGGATCACGTTTGCCGCCGGCAGTCCTGCCTGAGCGAGTCCGGGCGCATACAGATCGGTGCGGCAGCTCGCCCACAGCACCGGTCCGCCCAGCGCCGCCGCCTCTCGCGCGGCAATACCGGCCAGGAAGAGCGTCGCCGCCGCCTCGTCGGCCAGCGAAGCGCTGAGCGCCGCCGCCTCGTGCAACGCACCTGCCCGAAGCCCTCCTCCCCCGAGTCGCCGATCGAGTTGCTCGATGCCGAACGGCAGGATGCGATGGTCGGTGACCGGCGTCGCGATCGTCCGCAGCTGAGCTATGGTCGCGGGTAGATGTTGGATAGCAGCAGGCATGGGAATTTAAACTCGGGTTGTTCCCTTTATGTTCCAGCGTTGAGTCCGATTGGTCAAGTCGTAAACGGGCTCTGGCGCAGCGAACCGTCGCTGAAGTTTGCCGATGTGTCCGAGCGGAGCGGACGGTTACAGCGGAGCGTGAATTAGGCGGTTGCCTGTCGCTTCAATCCCGCATTTGCATCGTCGGATCGCTTGCGAGCCGCAGGCGTGCTCGCCAGGCATCGTTCCAGTCGTCTTGGTTTTCCGGCACCCGGCTGACGAGTTCGCGACCGTTCGCGGTCAGGTGTTCACGCGCTTTCTCCAATAGTCGCTCCGCGGCTCGGCCTCGATCACCATAGACGATGACACGCCGTACCTTCTCAGGGATTGCAACGAAGGCAAGCCGCTCGACGCCGCCGAGCGCCCATGTCGGTGTACCGAACCAAGCCATCGCCGAGAGCGCGTCCTCGACACCCTCCGCGAGACCGAGTTCATCCGTCGCCGGAGCCAGTCGGATCGCAGCTACCCCGAGCAGACCCAAGGCGGCCTTTGGCTTGGGGATCGGCTTCTGGAGCACGTTCGTCGGGTGGAGAAAGGTTCGCTGTACGGCGACGATGCCGACATCGTTTTCGACAGCCGCGATAAGCGCCGGCATGACCCGCCTGGCGCTGCCAGCGCCCAAAATGGTTTCCGAGTTGAAGCGCAAGGCCCTCGAAAAGGGCGGCGAAAGCCCCCGAGCGATAAGGTACTCCTCGGCAAGCGTGCCGGCGATCGGTCTGCTTGCCCGCCACAGGCGAACAGCCAACGCCCCCATGTCACGCTTGGGCGTGTCTGTCGGCATCACCACGGCGCTGCGATCGTGAAGCCGATTGCGCTGAAGGGCCTTCATGACCTCGACGGGCGTACAGCCAGCGAAACAGTGGAAGAGGATCGCCGTATCGCCGAGCCGGACGGAGAGGCTCGGTGTTGAATCATCATGTGCGGGACAGCGGCACTCGCCGCGCGTACCGTGCCACACCCCGCCGAGCTGCTCGACGATGGCCTGAGCGCGAGACGAGGCATCAAGCGGAAGTCGCGCCATCGCCATTGTTCCGTGGGTTTGATGGAAATCGAGCAATGGAGCCTCCGGACAGTACCAAATATCCGGACGGCAACCTCGCCTCTCCTGCCGAGCGCAGGCTGACGAGACGCGAGGAAACAAGCTGGTCGCTGGTGCCCTGCGGAAGAACGAGGGCGCCGTTGCGGTCCGCCCTCCCACGTCTCCACTGGTTGGAACACAATCTACTCGAAAGCACGAACGGGCAGTGCGCGCATTTCGGAGGCGGCCACAGTCGAGCCGACGTTAGGTGTAGCGGCCGGTAAAAAGGTCGCCCAGCGCACGCCGACGAAAGGCATTCCACCATCGACGTCGACGATGTTCCGGAGCGTCGTGGATCATATGGCACCGGGGGCACAGCGCAGCGAGGTTGCGCCATCGCGGTCCGCTGAACGTCGGGTCGTGGTTGAGGTGAGCGGTAGCGAGATAGACAGGTCTGCGGGTCATGCGGATCGCATCGAGCGAAACGAACGAGGGTGGCTGTCGAAGCCGCCGGCCGGTACCGTCGCGCCAGGCGCGGATCTCGGCGTCCCACCACACCCCTGCCGTACCAGCTAGCTGCGCGACCCGCCGGCCATGAGGTCGCTGGCAGTGCTCGCAGCGGCCGCCCGCACGCTTGAAGCGGACGATCCTGCTGATTTCGGGCCAATCGATCGGATACAGCCAGCGATGTTCCGGACGGATCGGCATGAGGAGACTCTGATTCATCCGACATCGGAACGAAAGGAGAAAATTGCCTGTACGATGAAGATGAGATCATTATTCGGCTGTCCGCAACAGATGCGGGCTTCACGCCGGTCCGGGAGAGCGCGCCGCTGAAGCGGGCGATTTGGTCCGCCAGAACGGCATGCCGCCGCGAGAGCGGGGAGGAGGTGCCTCTACAGTTCCGAAAGCCGCTCACCGTCATGATCAACTCTCCTCGCCATCGCTCTTCGAGAGCACCGAAAACGTGTCGGCGATCAGCTCGGTGCGGTACGCGACGTCACTGGCTTCACCATGGCTGCGCTCCCGGACGCGACCGGTGACGTGTACCAAATCCCCTTTCGCTGCGGCTTCGATCTGCTGCGTCACGTTCGAGAAGCAGACGACACTGTTCCAATAGGTGTCCTTCTTCCAATCGTCTCCATCTCGACGATTGTAGTTGGCGGCGACGCTGACATAGGTCACCCGCTCGCGGGTCGTGATTTTTCCGATCCTCCCGATGATACGGAATTCGGCGATATTCTGTGGCATCGTTCACTCCTTTTTCTGGAAGTCCAAATTGTCGGCAGATGCGCCGCGTGACGAATCCGATAGGGTTTCGTCGGAGTGAAATTGGTACCGCGCCACGTTTTCGCGCGTCGCATAGATGGCATAGGCCTGCGTCCAGTCGCGGCTTATCGCCTGCTGCGCGATCCGCAGCGGTAGGCGGTGTTCGCACACCAATCGCCACAAGACGTAGGCAAGCTTGTTCTTGTCGGCGGCATTGGCCCGCCCCCGGCGGGGCTGAAGCCAGAGATTGCGCCTGTCGAACGGCGCGCCGCCGATGGAGATCGGGATCAGATGGTCGAGTTCGTAGTCGGCCATGCGCTGCCCGGGATATTGCAGATTCATCAGACGCCGCTTGAACGGCGCAGAGATCTCGAGCGCTGGCCGGGCCCTGCCAGCATAGCCAGGCCGACAGATCGTCGTATCAATCGTCGCCTGTGTAATAGCGGGATCGATTGCTCCCGGTGTCTGCGGCGGCGGGAGGATGTTGCCGTGGTTCGGCTGCAAAATGGGGTCGCGAAATGCTGCAGCGAGGCCAATTACCGCGGCGCAGAACCGAGCGTCGCTCGCGCTTGGGCAGGATTGGCCATCCTGACCTGTCGCAACGCTCCGAAAGGCTGATGATCCATGCCAGTGTGCGACCGCCACGATGAAGAAAAGCCCGCCGAATAGCGCACGGAACCTCATCTGCGATTTTCCGGTATGGTCACCTCGAACTCACAGAACTTGGCTCGCACGGTCTCGACCTCGTCATGACGTGTCGTCGTCGGCTTTGAAGCGGGATCGCCTTCATCTGATTATTGAGCGGCATAGAATGGCGAAACGGCCTAGGACAAGGCAAGACTTCATTTGCTCCAGATTTCCCTTAATTTCATTCCAAGATAGACGTTGTTGCAACGTCCGCCATTACTTAAGCTGTTAATATGGATGCCATTTAGTTTATTGGCTATCCGTTCCGAGTGGTCAATGGCGGGACATCATCAGTGCTTCCGGCGAGTATTGTAGCAAAGGCGGTACAACTCTGTGCGATGGGGCTAAACGCAGCCGGAGCACCGGGGCCGTTTGCGATCGGAGTTCGTACGGGTGCGGTCCTTACCCGGGTGCCCGCCAACCAAGCCGAGGCGGAGGCAACGATCCGCGACCTGCTCGCGCTCGGCGCTGACTTCGAGGCTGGTCCGCTTCGCATTAACGGTCGGGATTTCTCGACCTTCAAGATCACGCCGGCATCGGTTTTCGACCCGTGCGCGCTGGCGCACACCGGCGAAGCGAGTGATCGCATCGTCGATAACGGCGGCGCCGAGGTCTCGAGCGTCAGCGCTTTGCTGCGTCGGACCTTCGATGCCCGCATCACCAACACGATCCGGCCCATGAACGCGAGCTACGGTGCTCGCTACAGTTGGCACAAGTTCGGCCAAGCGATCGACTTCGTGCCTGCGGCCGGCGTCGGCTCGATCACCCGTGCGCAGCTCAGGTCAGTGATGGAAGCGAGCGGCTTCCAGGTCATCGAACTCCTTGGCCCAGGCGACCGCGGCCATTCAAACCACTGGCACCTCGCATTCGCTCGCTCGGGGCAGGTCATCGATCAGCCTCGCCGGGTAGAGGACGATGAGGAGTGGATGATCAATGTCGCCGGTGCCGGCCCCGGTGCCGCTCGCGTGCTCCAGGAGGGCGCGGCACCAGCTCTTACGGCAGGGCTGGGCCTTCAGACCTCTGCGACGGCGCCTCCGCAGTGGGACGTCTTCGCAGCGGCCGAATGGCGCGCAAACCAACGAGGTGGTTCATGATCCGACAGGCTTCGAGGAAGCTTGCAGGAGTGGCGGGCGCTCTCGAGTTCCCGATCGCAGGCGTGTTGGCACTCGCGATTCCGCAGCCTGCGTACGCATCGGATTGGGGATGCCAGGTGATCCTGTGTCTCGCTACGCCGGGATCGCCCACAACCTATGCCGCGTGCGTGCCTCCGATCACGAAGTTATGGAACGTCCTTGCCCTGGGCGGCTCGTTCCCGACCTGCACCGGCGTTGGCATCCGCACGAGGTCGGTCAGGCACGGCTATGACCTGACGATCACGCAAGCAGATGGCTCGGCGTCACGCTACGCGCTCGACACGCGGACCCAGACGGTGCTCCCACAGTGATCTACGACGTGCCCGCCATCGTCGCGTTGGCGAAAGCGTGCGCACCGGCGATCGCAACTGAGGCGGTCGTTCCCCTCGTCCTGACGGAAAGCGGCGGCGATCCTCTGCAGATCAATGTTAACAAGGGTCCGCGGGTCCGTGCTCGGTCGAGCACGGAGGGCGCAGCCATCGTGCGGCGCTACATGGCGGCCGGATATACCGTCGACATCGGCCTTGCGCAGATCAACTCGGCCAATCTCTCTCGTCTAGGTGTGACGGTCGAGCAGGCGTTCGAGCCGTGCACCAACATCAGTCTCGCTTCCAGCGTCCTACAAGCCAACTTCGACGCTGCGAGCCGCTACTATGACGGGCTCGACGCAATCTCAGCCACCTACTCGCTCTACAACACGGGCACGATGACGCGCGGGATGCGGAACGGTTACGTGGGCCGCGTCTGGTCCCGGGCCCTTTCATTGGGGTCGATCCCGGCGGCCCCTGCCTTGCCGGTTGCACCGCTGCGGATTGCTACGACGACCGTGGCTGCAAAGCCTATGTCCCGGTCCGACGACTGGGTCGTGGGTCAGGTCGACGCGAACGAGATCGAGGTGTTCAAGTGAGCACCGAGAACAGCGTCTCGCGCGGGCAGCCCGAGGTCGAGCAGCAACGCCCGTCGACCGAGTTCGCAATCCCTCCCGACATCGCGGATCGCTACGAAGTCCGCGCTGTCGACGCGCCGGAGGGCCAGCAGCGCTTCGGTCTCTTCCGGCCCGGGCAACGCGACGCACCATTCATCGAGATCGCCGATGGGGGCAAGGCCAGCCGGATCGTCGCGCGCGCCGAGGATGCGGAGACGATCCAGGCGTTGGTCAAGATCGCGCAGTTCAACGGTTGGGACCGGATCGACGTCGATGGCTCGCCGAATTTTCGAAAGGCGGTCTGGGCGGCGGCTACCCGATCCGGCCTCGAGGTCAACGGATACGAGCCGTCGTTCATCGAGCAGGAGAAGTCCGCGACTGCTCGTCGGGAGGACATCGCGAGACGCGATCTGACGCCTGCGACGCCGGCGCCCGATGAGATGAAGCGATCACCCGGTACGGCCGTGCAAGCGGTGACTCCCCTTGCAGAGGTTACTGAGAAGAAAGGGACCCCTTCGGAGGACGTCGGCTTGGCAGATGCCGACAGCCGGCTTTTGCTCAAGATCAGCGCGCTCACTGCGGATCGAACGGCCCTCCACGACGCCTTACCGGGTGCGACCAACGCCCTCGTCCGTGAGGTGCAGCACGAGCGGATCGACGAGAATGGAAGTGCACTGGGCGTCGCGCTCGACCGCGCCTTGGCAAGCCCGGCGGTAGTGGAGGCGTTCGGACGGGCCGGCTACGAACCCGAGGCGCTGCGGGAACTGGGGCGGGCGGAGAAGTGGGATACGGAGGTCGCGACCGCGGTCTCTCTCGCGCGCTCCGGCTCTCGTCGCGACACATTGACGCGCGACACGGACGCGCCCCCGACGGGGATCGCCACGCTTGTCGCCGATAGGGGCCACGCAGAGAAGCCCGACAGGCCCACCCCGTCGGATGATCGGCTTCAACCCGAGCAGCCCGGGACGGCTACCGACCCGGACGCAAGCTCGGCGGTGCTGCGCCGACGCGAGGGCGACGAACTCGCCGAACTCTTCCTGCACGGGACGGAAGGAAGCGCCGGAACCGACCCCCGCCTTGCCGGTGCGATGCAGGCACAGCGCGTGATGGAGCAGCATATCGGCAAGGTGTTCGAGGGTGACGCGATGAGCATGGCCTCCGCGAACCTGGAAAGCCGGCACATGATCTCAGACGCGCTGCGGCGCGGCCTCGATGTCTCCGTGCGTGAGCCAACACACGTTCGGCAGATCGAGCCGATCCAGACCCGTCCCGATCTTGAGCGATAGACCATGGAGGTTCGTATGCATTTCACACCGACGGCCGGCAGGATGATGTCGGATCAGCGTGCTCGCCAGCTAGTCGGCATCGCCGGCATGTTGGCGCTCGTCGCGATCGCGCAACCCGCGCTCGCACAGAGCAGCGGGACAGCTATTCAGAGTGGCCTCAACACCATCAAGGACTGGATGGTGACGATCGCGTCGGTTGTCGGGGTGATCGCCGTCATGGCCGTCGGCTATGCCAAGCTGACCGGCCGAATGGATTGGGGCCGCGCCGTCACGGTGCTGATCGGTATCGGCATCATCTTTTCGGCGACGACGATCGTCGGCTGGATGAGCACGGGTGGCTGAGGCCGAGAAGCTTGCAGAAGACAAGGTCTTCCTGGCGATGACCAGACCGTCCGTTTTCATGGGGCTTCCGCTCGAAGCCGTCCTGCCGATCATCATGATCTGCATGGTTCTCTGGGGAATCATGCACAATCCCTTCTACCCGCTGGCGCTGTTCGGCGCTCTGTACTTCCCGGCGCGAATGGTCGTTCACTACGACTACAATGCTTTCCGGTTATGGGGCTTATGGTTTCAGACGGTCTTTGTATCGCGAAACCGCAAGTTCTGGGGTGGTGGGAGTTACTCGCCCGTACGCCTCGGCAAGGGCGTGAAGCGGAAGCGGTTCGGCAATGACTGACCCCGCGCTGAAGCATAAGGCGATTGCGCTCAGGGAAGCCGATGACATCAAATTCATCCCCTATACGCGGCACATCGATGACACGCTGGTCGCACTGGAGGACGGGTCGCTCATGCGAATGTACCGTGTCGAGGGACGGCCGTTCGAAACCAGCGACACCACCGACCTCAATACCTGGCACAACAAGCTGAACATCGCGTGGCGGTCGATCGGGGACGACCGCGTGGCATTGTGGACGCATCTCGTCCGCACCGAGACGGATCCGAACCTCGGCGGTGACTTTCACTCCGACTTCGCGCGGACGCTTCAGAACCATTATGCGGACAAGCTGCGGGAGACGGTCCTCTACCATAACGAATTCTACGTCACGATCATCGTGCGCCCGTCGAACATGGCCGGCGATCAGGTAACGCGGTGGTTCGGCGCGCGCCGCCCGAGTGGCGAGACCGACGACCGAGCCATGGCCATCATGGCGGACAAGTGCCGAGATTTCGAATCGCTCCTGGTCGACGCTGCTCCCGACCGGCTGTCGCTGTACGAGCACGACGGCATCCTGTTCTCGAAGCCGATGGAAGTGCTGCACTTTATCCTTACCGGCGACCGTGTCCGCATCCCGCTCGTGGACGGACGTCTCGGGCAGGCTCTCTACCAGTCGCGGATAGTCTTCGGGCGCGAAGCGGCCGAGATCCGCCTTCCTCACAAATCGCAATTCGTCGGCATGTTCGGGGTGCGCGAGTACGTTGCCAGCACGCGACCCGGGCAGTTCAACAGCCTGCTCAAGCTCGACTTCCCGTTCGTGCTGACTCAGAGCTTCGCACCGCTCGTGAAGTCTGTCGCCAGCGAACGCTTCTCGAAAAAATACCGGCAGATGACGTCCTCGGACGATGCCGGAGTCAGTCAGGCGCTGGAACTGCTCGATGGGCAGGACGAGCTGATGGCGAACCGCTTCGTCATGGGGGAACACCATCTTTCGATCTCGGTCATCGACGACGATCCGAAGCGTCTCCTCGATCACCTCTCCATCGCCCGATCGGCCGCTGCGGACACGGGCATGGTGATGGCGCGCGAAGACGTCGCGCTGGAGGCAGCCTTTTGGGCGCAGCTTCCGGGCAACTTTCGGATGCGGGCACGGCCGGCCGTTCTCAACAGCCGCAATTTCGCGGCGCTCAGCCCTTTTTATACGTTTCCCGCTCTACGGAAGAACGGCAACCACTGGGGCGATGCAGTCACGCTGCTCAAGACGCGCGCAGGCTCGTCCTTCTGGTTCAACTTCCACCGTGCCGACATCGGACACACGCTCATCATCGGACCGACCGGGGGCGGAAAGAC
This window harbors:
- a CDS encoding error-prone DNA polymerase, whose product is MTDYVELQMLTHFSLLRGASSAEELFAAAALLGYPALGVGDIGTVAGVVRAWEAQKATGVRSIAGARVDLSCGRRLLLYPTDRPAWSRLTRLLTVGKKRAGKGGCLLHWHDLQPWSEGLIAILLPHEADAENRVALADLKTVFGRRGYMALFQRRRPNDAVRIDALARQAGEASVRAVVTGDVLYHAPEVRLLQDVVTAVREKCTVDELGYRREVNADRALKPPAEMVRRFRAYPDALRASVDIARACTFDLGELAYQYPHERLVEGLTAQGALEKLANEAVARMFEGAVPTAYADQITHELRLIGELGYAPYFLTVYAIVREARRRGILCQGRGSAANSCVCFVLEVTSIDPIKHELLFERFVSGERREPPDIDVDFEHERREEIIQWIYETYGRDRSALTAVVQRYRARGAVRDVGKAMGLPEDLTSSLAGLVWGWSAEGVGEKQVNELNLDIADRRLRLTLDLARKLIGVPRHMSQHPGGFVLTHDRLDDLVPIEPAAMEDRQIIEWDKDDIDALKFMKVDVLGLGMLGCMNRAFNLLEESKGVRVGMADLQDDDPSVYAMIQKADTLGTFQIESRAQMSMLPRMKPRRFYDLVIQVAIVRPGPIQGDMVHPYLRRREGLEKPEYPRPELRAVLEKTLGVPLFQEQAMKVAIVGAGFTPAEADQLRRAMATFKFTGGVSHFSEKLVEGMVARGYPREFAERTFRQLEGFGSYGFPESHAASFAKIAYASSWMKHHHPDVFCAALMNAYPMGFYAPAQIVRDAREHGVEVRPPCINASRWGCTLEPTGGRYLAVRLGLRQVRGLSNADGAAIVGARSTAAFESVEDVWRRSGVQRAAVEKLADADAYHAFGADRRQGLWKVRGLGEAPLPLFAAADRIADGISAEGIEPDVALRPLTDGREVIEDYRTLQLSLRAHPLSFLRDELSGRGVTRCGDLAGIRDGRHVEVAGIILVRQKPGSAKGVLFITIEDETGIANGILWPDRFEAQRRTVMSASMIGMKGRVQKEGEVIHVICDRIIDHGDLLTQVGAMSFPHQTGRGDGARHAGSPDRGDKGWSPLPRNSYWPPHADGMDPEEVVRFKSHDFR
- a CDS encoding Y-family DNA polymerase encodes the protein MRELGRRSEAADHPFKGRLALPRTVATTLVPDVAHAPLALIDKVGRREEVVAACPAAVGLGIHVGMAVTHARALVSDLDVRPAEPAADAALLDRLALLAVRRWSPIAAVSPNDGLLLDLAGCDHLHGGEERFCRRLLALCRRAGFTGRVAVADTPGAAHALARYGRADLIRVEAGDTAAAIAPLPVAALRLPPSPLEAARKFGFERIADLLPVARGPLARRLGLAAIKRLDQALGAVAEPITPRDDPEVPMAERRLLEPIGTAEAIEQVMADLLGDLAEVLQRRGLGARSLRLVGLRVDGGEQVVAIGTSRPTREISHLLRLMKLRIERIDPGMGLEQFRLIAPHTEPLDAVDLGAVLAGDTLVRDPARLVDVVAGRIGARSVYRNAPVDSHVPERAVTRSDPVMVPGTWPDWQRPIRLFARPEPLSRVIALLPDQPPRRFEWRGRTHAIVAGDGPERIHGEWWRRDAEVWAVRDYYRVEDEHGGRYWVFRRGDAVEETTGDLSWWIHGVFA
- a CDS encoding ImuA family protein, producing the protein MPAAIQHLPATIAQLRTIATPVTDHRILPFGIEQLDRRLGGGGLRAGALHEAAALSASLADEAAATLFLAGIAAREAAALGGPVLWASCRTDLYAPGLAQAGLPAANVIHAQPHDDAALLAVVEDAVRDGTPSAIVAEVGKVSMVATRRLQLVAADADMPVLLLRRRRSRERDPLDEPSAAWTRWRVGSAPSARFGVAGVGRSRWLVELARQRGGEPFSLIVEGSDGTGRLAVPAALGHRAAETAGTVRVAAA
- a CDS encoding DUF7146 domain-containing protein — encoded protein: MLDFHQTHGTMAMARLPLDASSRAQAIVEQLGGVWHGTRGECRCPAHDDSTPSLSVRLGDTAILFHCFAGCTPVEVMKALQRNRLHDRSAVVMPTDTPKRDMGALAVRLWRASRPIAGTLAEEYLIARGLSPPFSRALRFNSETILGAGSARRVMPALIAAVENDVGIVAVQRTFLHPTNVLQKPIPKPKAALGLLGVAAIRLAPATDELGLAEGVEDALSAMAWFGTPTWALGGVERLAFVAIPEKVRRVIVYGDRGRAAERLLEKAREHLTANGRELVSRVPENQDDWNDAWRARLRLASDPTMQMRD
- a CDS encoding single-stranded DNA-binding protein, which codes for MPQNIAEFRIIGRIGKITTRERVTYVSVAANYNRRDGDDWKKDTYWNSVVCFSNVTQQIEAAAKGDLVHVTGRVRERSHGEASDVAYRTELIADTFSVLSKSDGEES